In Natronococcus sp. AD-5, the genomic window CCGTCGGAGAAAAACTGCGACGCTGAGACGCGAGCGAAGGTCGACTCAGTCGCTCTCGACCGTCGACGCGATCTTCGACTCGACCTCCCCGTCGAGCCCGTACGTCCGCTCCTCGGTTCGCTCGAGCACCGACTGCGTGCGAAGCTCCGAAACGAGGCTCTGGACGGCGATCGTCGACCGGTCGATCCGGGCGGCGATGCGCTCGGTCTCGAGCGGGCCGTCGCGAACGAGTTCGGCGAGCACGCGTCGAGCAGTCTCGGTCGAACACAGCGAGTCGTCACAGGCGCGCTCGAGGCGGGCGTCGAGCCACGCCGTCTCGAGCAGCCCCTCGAGGTCGCGCTCCTCGTTCGCGACGACGAGGTCGGAGTCGTCGACCGTTCCGGCGTCCGTGTAGCCGAACTCGTGATCGTCGCCGGAAACCTGCAGGATCTCCGCGCTCTCGCCGACCCCATCGTCGGGGGTTCGCTCGTCCTCGAGTTCGCCGATCCGATCCCGCAGCCGTTCGTTCGCCGTTCGCAGTCGATCTCGCTCGTCCGTTCGAGACTCGAGTTCCCCCTCCAGGCGGTCGATGCGCTCGTCGCGTTCCTCGAGCGTTTCCTCGAGTTCGTCGCGTTCGGTCTCGAGGTCGACGATCTCGTCGTGGAGCCGGCGGAGTTCGTCGTCGGTGCCGGGCAACTGGGACTGCATCGTCTCCGGCCGGGTTAACGCGTCGGCCATCTGCTTGGCCGCGTGGGAGATGTCGCGTGCGGACTCGAGTTCGTCCTCCAAGGTCTCGATGCGTTTTTCCTTCTTCTCGAGTTCGTTCTCGAGTTCGAGAATCCGGTTCTCCTCCTGCTGTTTTCGCTCGGAGATATCCTGGAGGTCGCCGACGAGGGTATCGGAGACGGACTTGAGTTCGGGGCGCTCGAAGTCGTCGAGGCCGGGCGTCGCGCCGGCGTCGAAGGTGCGTTTCCGCCGGAACTGTACCTTGCGGACGTCGACCTCGGTCCAGTCGGTCTGGACGAACGCCTGGCCGTCGTCGAGGTCCGAGACGAGTTCGGCGTACTCGGTGTCGATGATCCGTCCGACGACCTTCGTGTCGTTGTCCCAGGTCAGCCGGTGCCAGACGAGCCAGTTCGCCTGCGTGATGAAGTCCTTCTTGACGTCCGCCGGTCGCTGACTGATGCCGAGAATGCCGAGACCGTGTTTACGGCCCCGTTTGCCGATCTTGATCAGCAGGTTCCCGGTCTCGCCGACGCCGCCGCCCTCCGGAATGTACTCGTGGACCTCCTCGACTACCAGCAGGAACGGCTTCTTGAGTTTCTTCTCCTTGACGAACAGCTGACGGGCGACCTCCCGCAGAAGTTCGTCCGCGACGTCCTCGTCCAGGTAACCGGAGACGTCGAGGATCACCGGGACGTTCTCTTCCAAGGCGAGCGTCGCCATCTGCTCCGCGTGCTCGGGTCCGATCTGGATGTCGCACTCCTCGTCGGCCCCGGCGTGGAGCATCTCGTACTCCTCCTTGAGGCCGTAGTACTCGCCGTCCGTGTCGACGATCAGCAGGGGAAAGCCCGCCTCGAGCAGCTCCTCGGCAATGACGGACGCGGTGTTCGACTTCCCCGACCCCGACTTGCCGGTGACGAATCCTCGCCCGGTGAGCAGTTCGACGACGGGGAGTTTCAGGTCCGCTCCGCCGTCGGTTTCGCCGACGAGGACCTCGCGTTGCTGGTCGCTCACCGCCCCACCACCGCCGCCGCGCGCGACTCGCTCATGCTATCAGTACAGTCCGAACACGTGACCTTGAATATTGGCTTCACGTCGGTCGCGCGACGCCCCGTCCGACTTCGAGCGGGAGCCGAGCGCCTTCACGACGCGCCGTCGGCGCTCGCCCAATGAGGCGTGTGAACACACCGAGGAAACAGTTATGTCAGTTCCCGCAGACGATACGAACACGCACCGACGATGACCCCGACCCTACCACCGACCGAGCTTCCGTCTCCCGCACGCGCGGGAACGGGCGTTTGCGGATCCGTCCGCTATCGGAATGGATCCGCGATCGGTGGCTGTGGGCGGGGTAACTGACGGCCGTTTCGGCCGCCGTCCCGTCCGCGCCGCGCACGTTCGCGCTCGGCCGGACGGCTCACCTTTTTCCGGGACACGACTCGTGTGCCGGTACCGCGTCAGTCGCCGGCCAGCGGAAACTGCGCGGGGACGACCCCCCGTGGTGTAGCCGGCCAACACGCGGACCCGAACGGGTCCGAGCGTCGAGTTCGATCCTCGACGGGGGGCTCATGAACCGACCGACCACCACCGTCGCGGCGACGCTCACCGTTCGCGTGCCCCTGCGCGCCTCCGGCAGCCTCGTCGACGGCGCAGCGAGCGTCGTCGATCGAATCGATACCGTCGACAGCATCGACGACGTGACCGTCCAGAACATCTCGCCCGGTCTCAACGATACGGCCGTCGACTGTCGCGTCCGCCTCGAACTCGCGGGCGGCGAGCACGACGACGCGATCGCGAGATGCGAGCTCGAGCGCGGCGTGGGCGTCCTCGCGGTCGACGCCGTCCGATCCGTCGAGGGCGATCCGCCCGCCGTCGAGGTCGAATCCGAACGAGTCCGGACGAGCTAATCCTCGTCGACCGTCCGTTCGCGAACCGTAATCCCCTTGCGGCCGAGGTGCTGGAGCTGTCGGCGGGCGAACTCCTCCTCGCGCGTCCCTCGAGTGGCGAGCACGTAGACGAGCGCCCCGCCCGCGGGTCGCATCGTGCGACCGGCCCGCTGGGTCCCCTGTCGGCGAGAGCCGCCGAGTCCCGAGGCGACGATCGCCAGGTCCGCGGTCGGGAGGTCGATCCCCTCGTCGCCGACCCGGGAGACGATCAGCAGGTCGCGCTCGTCGCGCCGGAACTCCTCGAGCAGCCGCCGGCGTTCGTGGTGTGGCGTCTCCCCGCTGAGAAACGGGACGTCGAGCGCGGCCGCGACGTCGCGACCCTGCTCGAGATAGTCGACGAAGACGAGCGCCTTCGCGTCGGGATGGGACGACAGCAGGTACCGGACCTCGTCCACCTTTCCTCGGTTCCGAGCGGCGATGCGGTACTTCTCGCGTCCCTCCGCGGAGCCGTAGGCGTTCCGCTGTTCATCGTCGCCCCACGGGACGTACCGGATCTCGAGTTCGGGCTCGGCGACGAAACCGGCCTCGAACAGCGCCTCCCAGTCGGTGCCGATCGGCGGACCGACGAGGGTGAAGATCTCGGTCTGGCGGTCGTCCTCCCGAATGGGACTGGCCGAGAGCCCCAGGCGGTGGCGCGACTGCAGGTGCGTGCTCCGCCGGTAGACGTCCGAGGGGACGTGCTGGCACTCGTCGAAGACCACGAGCCCCCACTCGCGGTCGTCGAACAGCGAGCGGTGGCGGTCCATCCCCGCGATCTGGTAGGTGGCGATCGTCACCGGTCGGACCTCCTTTCGGCCGCCGTGGTACTGGCCGATCTGGCGGGGCTCGAGCGTCGTGTATTCGACGATCGTGTCCGCCCACTGGCGAGCCAGGTCCCGGCTCGGCACCAGAATCAGGGTCTCGCCGCCGACGTGGGCCATCGCCCCCATCGCGGCGACGGTCTTCCCGCTGCCCGGCGGGCCGACGAAGACGCCCTCGCCGGCCTCGGCGAATCGGTCGACCCAGGTCCGCTGGTAGTCCCGCAGCGAGACCTCGAGGTCGACCGGCAGCTCCTCGCCGGACTCGAGTTCGCGGTGGTCCTGGACCGGGTAGCCGGCCTCGTAGAGGATGCGCTTGATCGCGGCCTCCGCCCCCTCGCGAACCCAGCCTTCGGTCTCGGAGATGGGGGCGTGGACGTGCTCCTCGTCGAGTTTCTGGCGGGCGACGTTGCCCATGATTTCGGCCGTCCGGGCCTCGAGCACGGTGTAGCCGTCCTCGTGGGTGGCGAGCCGGAACTGGTGGGCCCGATCCCACTGGCTCTCGACCCAGTCCTCGAGCGCCTCGTTCCGCTGGCCGAGCGCCTGTCGCATCGTCCTGGCGAGCCCGGCGAACGACTCGTGTGGCGCCCCCCAGACGTCTTCCGGCCTGACGACGTACCGGTAGCTCTGCTCGCCGTTGGCGTCGGCGAGGTGGGCGAACTGCGAAAGCTGGGCGCGAGTGAACTGCTCGGGACGGTCGACCACGATCTCCCGGCGTTTCGGAAAGACGACGACTCGCTCTCGGTCGGTCAGATCCTCGAGTTCGCTCGGGTACCAGACGACGGGATCCGTCGACACCGACAGGCGCTCGAGTTTCCCGCGATCCGCGAGCGTCTCGAGGCGCCCGCTGGCCGCTTCGTGCGGGATCTCGAGGGCGCGGGCGACCGCGGCCGCGGTGAGCACCGGCGTCCCCGCTCGCTGCGAAGCGTCGTGGAAGTCGGCGAGCGTGAACTCGTCTTCGTCCCCGTCGGTGCTCTCCGTCTCGTCGGGAGACGCGTTCGGGTCGCCTACCCCGCGTTCGGTACCCGCGTCGGCGTCGCTCGAGGAACGTTCGTCGGTCACTGGCGAGCATAGCAGGAGTGCGGGTAAACCGATTACGTTCGGAGGACGCCAAACACTATATGCGGATCGGCAGCGTATACCGTCCCGTATGTTCCGTGCAATTCTCTCCGAAGGCCAGATCAACTGCGAGCAGTACGAACACGACGACGAGGGCGTCGAACTGTACGACGAGAACGAGGAGTTCATCGCGTTCGTTCCGTACAGCAACCTGCACGTGCTCCTCAACGAGGAGGTCTACAGCGAGGACGAGCGCTCGATCATGTAGCCGGGCGCTGGTCGATCGCCTCGAGCTGCTCGCGGTACCTGTTTCTGACGGTGACGACGGTCGTCTGTGCGGTGTCGGCGACCGCTCGCTGCGGGATCGTCTCGTCGCAGAGCAGCCCGGCGGCGTAGATCGCCGCTGCGGCGAACCCGGTCGGTGACTTCCCCGAGTGCAATCCCTGATTGGTCGTCTCGTCGATGATCTCGATCGCCTTCGTCTCGACGTTCTTGTCGACGTCGAGCTCCGAGCAGAATCGGGGGACGAACTGGCGAGGGTTCGTCGGCTCCAGGTTGATGTCCAGCTCGTCGGCGATGTACCGGTAGGTTCGCCCGATCTCGCGCTGGTCGACGCGGGAAACGGCGGTTACCTCCTCCAAGCTCCGCGGAATGCCCTCCTTTCGGCACGCGGTGTAGAGGGCGCTGGTGGCGACGCCTTCGATCGAGCGGCCGCGGATGAGATCCTGCTCGAGGGCCTGCCGGTAGATGACGCTTGCCGTCTCCTTGACCGGCTTCGGGACGCCGAGGGCGCTGACCATGCGATCGATCTCCGAGAGGGCGTACTTGAGGTTGCGCTCGCCCGCGTTCTTCGTTCGGATGCGTTCCTGCCACACTCGAAGACGGTGAAGCTGTCCGTGCTTGTCGGCGGACATCGAGTGTCCGTTCGCGTCGCGATTGCGCCAATCGATCGTCGTCGTCAGCCCGCGGTCGTGCATCGACTGCGTGAGTGGCGCACCGACGCGGGAGAGTTCGTCGTGTTCCTGGGCGTTGAACGCCCGCCACTCGGGGCCGTAGTCGATCGGATCCTCGGTTAGAACGAGCCCACACTCCTTGCAGACTCGCTCGCCGCGGTCCGGATCGTGAACGATCGTATCGGTCTCACAATCAGGACACAGCCCAGTCTCCCGGTCCCGCGACTCCGATTCGGCTCTGGCGTGATCGATTATGGACCGCGTCATCAGTACCGGTAGGAGCCGTCCTGACACTGTAAGGGGTTCACATGGTTTCGCGGGAAACCCCGACTTACTTATGTTGGCTTTCAGCGGTGACAAGTAGAAAAAACCGATGACCGGCACTGCTGTCCCACCCGCCTCCTCGGAGGCGGCCAACGTTCGCACCGAAACCGTGTCCCAACGCTCCGTTCGGGGCGAAGCGATCTGCGTATCACTTCACCTGTCGAGTCAAACGTGAACAAGGGACATGAATTGGTTCCATCGTTTCAGCGAGAACACAACGTAAATCCGACGTTCATCGCGTAAGCCCCGTTTGCGGGGTCGAACCGTCGGCTGACTTTATACTCCCGCGGTCGAAGGTGGGGAATCAGTGCCATGTCGCCGACCCGCTCGTCTCCGCCGCTCGTCCGCTCATCACAGGCGTACGCGGTCGCTACACGCGTGCAATCGAACGATACCGCACGCACTCGAGCGACCCCAGCGACCCTCGCTGAGACGGCCGTCCGTCCGGTCCGGTATCGTGTTCGGAAGTCGATCCATAGCGCCTTTGCAAACGGTGCGAAACGTGGTTGTGCTTAAGAGAGTCACTGTTGGCGTACAACTTGGTGTGTCAATCGTGATCGCAATATTCGTCTCGAAAGTGCAGCGGTTGCTGTCGATGCGGCAATCCGGCCGGCCCCTCGAACACTGCCTCCGATCGAAATCAGCTCGACCCGGGAGCACAGGTGCCGGAGGGGCAGAATAATGTCATCGATCGACAGCTCGCTCCCCGACGAGATCGCGTCAGTCGCGGAGTCCGACGACGGCGATCGTCTCTCGAAAGACGTTATTTTCGAACTCCTAAAGAATCGCCGCCGACGAGAAGTCCTCTCATACCTCCTCGAGGCTGACGAAACCGTAACCCTCGGCGAACTCGCCGAACAGATCGCCGCCTGGGAGAACGATACGAACGTCAACGCCCTCAGCTCCGACCAGCGAAAGCGAGTGTACGTCGCGTTGTACCAGACCCATCTGCCGAAGATGGACGACGCCGGGATCGTCGAGTACGATCAGGACCGCGGGTTGATCACCCTGTCCGACAACGCCGACCTGCTGATGATGTATCTCGACACGGACGCCCACCGACAGGATCGGTGGGACCGCTGGTACGCGACGCTAAGCGTCATCGGCGTCGCCGTCGTCACCGCCGCGTTTCTCGGCGTCCCGCCGCTCGACGTCGTTTCGACGCTCGCTCTCGCCGGCGTCGTCGTCGGCGCGTTCTCCCTGCTGACGCTCGCACACCTCGTGACGAACCGTCGCGAGGAGCGTACCGTCAACGGAAAGCTGTCGCGAATCGAGTAACTCGACCCGCGGCGACGGTACGGTGCGTCTGTCGACACGCGTTCGGTCCGCTCGATCTCGGCCGCGACGTGCGGCCACCGATAGCCGCTGGTATCGGCGGTCCGGTACGGGTCGACGAGTCGCCCGTACGTCGCGACGACCGTCGAGCCGCCGTGAGCGGTCGAGAAG contains:
- a CDS encoding DUF7344 domain-containing protein; the encoded protein is MSSIDSSLPDEIASVAESDDGDRLSKDVIFELLKNRRRREVLSYLLEADETVTLGELAEQIAAWENDTNVNALSSDQRKRVYVALYQTHLPKMDDAGIVEYDQDRGLITLSDNADLLMMYLDTDAHRQDRWDRWYATLSVIGVAVVTAAFLGVPPLDVVSTLALAGVVVGAFSLLTLAHLVTNRREERTVNGKLSRIE
- a CDS encoding helicase HerA domain-containing protein gives rise to the protein MSDQQREVLVGETDGGADLKLPVVELLTGRGFVTGKSGSGKSNTASVIAEELLEAGFPLLIVDTDGEYYGLKEEYEMLHAGADEECDIQIGPEHAEQMATLALEENVPVILDVSGYLDEDVADELLREVARQLFVKEKKLKKPFLLVVEEVHEYIPEGGGVGETGNLLIKIGKRGRKHGLGILGISQRPADVKKDFITQANWLVWHRLTWDNDTKVVGRIIDTEYAELVSDLDDGQAFVQTDWTEVDVRKVQFRRKRTFDAGATPGLDDFERPELKSVSDTLVGDLQDISERKQQEENRILELENELEKKEKRIETLEDELESARDISHAAKQMADALTRPETMQSQLPGTDDELRRLHDEIVDLETERDELEETLEERDERIDRLEGELESRTDERDRLRTANERLRDRIGELEDERTPDDGVGESAEILQVSGDDHEFGYTDAGTVDDSDLVVANEERDLEGLLETAWLDARLERACDDSLCSTETARRVLAELVRDGPLETERIAARIDRSTIAVQSLVSELRTQSVLERTEERTYGLDGEVESKIASTVESD
- a CDS encoding DEAD/DEAH box helicase, with product MTDERSSSDADAGTERGVGDPNASPDETESTDGDEDEFTLADFHDASQRAGTPVLTAAAVARALEIPHEAASGRLETLADRGKLERLSVSTDPVVWYPSELEDLTDRERVVVFPKRREIVVDRPEQFTRAQLSQFAHLADANGEQSYRYVVRPEDVWGAPHESFAGLARTMRQALGQRNEALEDWVESQWDRAHQFRLATHEDGYTVLEARTAEIMGNVARQKLDEEHVHAPISETEGWVREGAEAAIKRILYEAGYPVQDHRELESGEELPVDLEVSLRDYQRTWVDRFAEAGEGVFVGPPGSGKTVAAMGAMAHVGGETLILVPSRDLARQWADTIVEYTTLEPRQIGQYHGGRKEVRPVTIATYQIAGMDRHRSLFDDREWGLVVFDECQHVPSDVYRRSTHLQSRHRLGLSASPIREDDRQTEIFTLVGPPIGTDWEALFEAGFVAEPELEIRYVPWGDDEQRNAYGSAEGREKYRIAARNRGKVDEVRYLLSSHPDAKALVFVDYLEQGRDVAAALDVPFLSGETPHHERRRLLEEFRRDERDLLIVSRVGDEGIDLPTADLAIVASGLGGSRRQGTQRAGRTMRPAGGALVYVLATRGTREEEFARRQLQHLGRKGITVRERTVDED
- a CDS encoding transcription initiation factor IIB, with the protein product MTRSIIDHARAESESRDRETGLCPDCETDTIVHDPDRGERVCKECGLVLTEDPIDYGPEWRAFNAQEHDELSRVGAPLTQSMHDRGLTTTIDWRNRDANGHSMSADKHGQLHRLRVWQERIRTKNAGERNLKYALSEIDRMVSALGVPKPVKETASVIYRQALEQDLIRGRSIEGVATSALYTACRKEGIPRSLEEVTAVSRVDQREIGRTYRYIADELDINLEPTNPRQFVPRFCSELDVDKNVETKAIEIIDETTNQGLHSGKSPTGFAAAAIYAAGLLCDETIPQRAVADTAQTTVVTVRNRYREQLEAIDQRPAT